The Cervus elaphus chromosome 21, mCerEla1.1, whole genome shotgun sequence genome window below encodes:
- the HNF4G gene encoding hepatocyte nuclear factor 4-gamma isoform X1, whose product MCISKSMMRVSEPILDMEMANYSEVLDPTYTTLEFDTMQILYNSNDSSVPETTSMNTADNGVNCLCAICGDRATGKHYGASSCDGCKGFFRRSIRKSHVYSCRFSRQCVVDKDKRNQCRYCRLRKCFRAGMKKEAVQNERDRISTRRSTFDGSNIPSINTLAQAEVRSRQISVSSPGASADINVKKIASIGDVCESMKQQLLVLVEWAKYIPAFCELPLDDQVALLRAHAGEHLLLGATKRSMMYKDILLLGNNYVIHRNSCEVEISRVANRVLDELVRPFQEIQIDDNEYACLKAIVFFDPDAKGLSDPVKIKNMRFQVQLSLEDYINDRQYDSRGRFGELLLLLPTLQSITWQMIEQIQFVKLFGMVKIDNLLQEMLLGGASTEANHHHHPVHPHLSQDPLTGQTILLGSMSTLVHTDQISTPETPLPSPPQGSGQEPYKIAANQASVISHQSLSKQKQL is encoded by the exons ATGTGTATTTCTAAATCAATGATGAGGGTATCGGAACCCATACTGGACATGGAGATGGCAAATTACAGTGAAGTCTTGGACCCAACTTACACAACTTTGGAGTTTGACACTATGCAGATTCTGTATAATTCAAATG ATAGTTCTGTCCCAGAGACAACAAGTATGAATACCGCAGATAACGGTGTCAACTGTCTATGTGCCATATGTGGGGACAGAGCGACGGGAAAGCACTATGGTGCCTCCAGCTGTGATGGGTGCAAGGGTTTCTTCAGACGCAGCATCCGCAAGAGTCACGTTTATTCCTGCAG GTTCAGTCGGCAGTGTGTTGTTGACAAAGACAAAAGGAATCAATGTAGATACTGTCGATTAAGAAAATGCTTTAGAGCAGGAATGAAAAAAGAag CTGTACAAAATGAACGTGATAGAATAAGCACCAGAAGAAGCACATTTGATGGCAGCAACATCCCCTCCATCAACACACTGGCGCAAGCAGAAGTTCGGTCTCGCCAG ATCTCAGTCTCAAGCCCTGGTGCGAGCGCTGACATAAACGTTAAGAAAATTGCCAGTATTGGTGATGTCTGTGAATCCATGAAACAGCAACTCCTAGTCTTGGTGGAATGGGCTAAATATATCCCTGCCTTTTGTGAGTTACCACTGGACGATCAG GTGGCACTGTTGAGAGCTCACGCAGGGGAACATTTACTGCTTGGAGCTACAAAGAGATCCATGATGTATAAAGATATTTTGCTTTtgg ggAACAACTATGTTATTCACCGCAACAGCTGTGAAGTCGAGATTAGCCGTGTGGCCAACCGGGTTCTAGATGAGCTGGTCCGACCATTTCAAGAAATTCAGATTGATGATAACGAATATGCTTGTTTGAAGGCAATTGTCTTTTTTGATCCAG ACGCAAAAGGGCTAAGTGATCCGGTGAAGATTAAGAACATGCGGTTCCAAGTGCAGTTGAGTTTGGAGGACTACATCAACGACCGGCAGTATGACTCCCGGGGCAGATTTGGGGAGCTGCTTCTGCTCCTGCCCACACTGCAGAGCATCACGTGGCAAATGATTGAGCAAATACAATTTGTTAAACTTTTTGGAATGGTTAAAATTGACAACTTACTTCAGGAGATGTTACTGGGTG GTGCTTCCACTGAGGctaaccatcaccatcatccagtGCACCCACATTTGTCTCAAGACCCATTAACTGGGCAGACTATACTTTTGGGTTCAATGTCAACACTGGTGCATACAGACCAGATCT cAACTCCTGAAACtccacttccttccccacctcAAGGCTCTGGACAAGAACCATACAAAATAGCTGCAAATCAAGCTTCAGTCATTTCACACCAGTCTCTTTCCAAACAAAAGCAATTGTGA
- the HNF4G gene encoding hepatocyte nuclear factor 4-gamma isoform X2 — MNTADNGVNCLCAICGDRATGKHYGASSCDGCKGFFRRSIRKSHVYSCRFSRQCVVDKDKRNQCRYCRLRKCFRAGMKKEAVQNERDRISTRRSTFDGSNIPSINTLAQAEVRSRQISVSSPGASADINVKKIASIGDVCESMKQQLLVLVEWAKYIPAFCELPLDDQVALLRAHAGEHLLLGATKRSMMYKDILLLGNNYVIHRNSCEVEISRVANRVLDELVRPFQEIQIDDNEYACLKAIVFFDPDAKGLSDPVKIKNMRFQVQLSLEDYINDRQYDSRGRFGELLLLLPTLQSITWQMIEQIQFVKLFGMVKIDNLLQEMLLGGASTEANHHHHPVHPHLSQDPLTGQTILLGSMSTLVHTDQISTPETPLPSPPQGSGQEPYKIAANQASVISHQSLSKQKQL, encoded by the exons ATGAATACCGCAGATAACGGTGTCAACTGTCTATGTGCCATATGTGGGGACAGAGCGACGGGAAAGCACTATGGTGCCTCCAGCTGTGATGGGTGCAAGGGTTTCTTCAGACGCAGCATCCGCAAGAGTCACGTTTATTCCTGCAG GTTCAGTCGGCAGTGTGTTGTTGACAAAGACAAAAGGAATCAATGTAGATACTGTCGATTAAGAAAATGCTTTAGAGCAGGAATGAAAAAAGAag CTGTACAAAATGAACGTGATAGAATAAGCACCAGAAGAAGCACATTTGATGGCAGCAACATCCCCTCCATCAACACACTGGCGCAAGCAGAAGTTCGGTCTCGCCAG ATCTCAGTCTCAAGCCCTGGTGCGAGCGCTGACATAAACGTTAAGAAAATTGCCAGTATTGGTGATGTCTGTGAATCCATGAAACAGCAACTCCTAGTCTTGGTGGAATGGGCTAAATATATCCCTGCCTTTTGTGAGTTACCACTGGACGATCAG GTGGCACTGTTGAGAGCTCACGCAGGGGAACATTTACTGCTTGGAGCTACAAAGAGATCCATGATGTATAAAGATATTTTGCTTTtgg ggAACAACTATGTTATTCACCGCAACAGCTGTGAAGTCGAGATTAGCCGTGTGGCCAACCGGGTTCTAGATGAGCTGGTCCGACCATTTCAAGAAATTCAGATTGATGATAACGAATATGCTTGTTTGAAGGCAATTGTCTTTTTTGATCCAG ACGCAAAAGGGCTAAGTGATCCGGTGAAGATTAAGAACATGCGGTTCCAAGTGCAGTTGAGTTTGGAGGACTACATCAACGACCGGCAGTATGACTCCCGGGGCAGATTTGGGGAGCTGCTTCTGCTCCTGCCCACACTGCAGAGCATCACGTGGCAAATGATTGAGCAAATACAATTTGTTAAACTTTTTGGAATGGTTAAAATTGACAACTTACTTCAGGAGATGTTACTGGGTG GTGCTTCCACTGAGGctaaccatcaccatcatccagtGCACCCACATTTGTCTCAAGACCCATTAACTGGGCAGACTATACTTTTGGGTTCAATGTCAACACTGGTGCATACAGACCAGATCT cAACTCCTGAAACtccacttccttccccacctcAAGGCTCTGGACAAGAACCATACAAAATAGCTGCAAATCAAGCTTCAGTCATTTCACACCAGTCTCTTTCCAAACAAAAGCAATTGTGA